Proteins found in one Nocardia brasiliensis ATCC 700358 genomic segment:
- a CDS encoding LuxR C-terminal-related transcriptional regulator — MTHPLRRVASSLVLAVTAATLSVSATHSEPAAARYATEEQRPPAIDRLDDRGPDRIETTSGSAISVVLADNHAIFRSGLRAAIGTQPDIECVAEADHSAAAVREIERLRPDVALLDLDLPGFESPAAVDAIAALGGSTRILTLTGSDSDENLYRALCLGATGFLVKTLPADGLISAIRMAARGDALIDPHLTRRLVTRLTSGIEPFPSAPEVETLTAREHQVLLLIAKAYTNPEIAAVLGVGEQTVKTHVSNVLAKLGVRDRVHAAVYAHTRRIVPLPHQPWLADPIRA, encoded by the coding sequence ATGACACACCCACTGCGTCGAGTGGCGTCATCGCTCGTGCTCGCTGTCACCGCGGCCACGCTGTCGGTGAGCGCCACGCACAGCGAGCCGGCCGCGGCCCGCTACGCCACCGAGGAGCAGCGGCCCCCCGCGATCGATCGGCTCGATGATCGCGGGCCGGATCGGATCGAAACCACCTCGGGCTCGGCGATTTCGGTGGTGCTCGCGGACAACCACGCGATCTTCCGGTCCGGCCTGCGCGCGGCGATCGGTACCCAGCCCGATATCGAATGCGTCGCCGAGGCCGACCACAGCGCCGCCGCGGTCCGTGAGATCGAGCGCCTGCGGCCCGACGTGGCGCTGCTCGACCTGGATCTGCCCGGTTTCGAGAGCCCGGCGGCCGTCGACGCGATCGCGGCGCTGGGCGGCAGCACCCGGATCCTCACCCTCACCGGTAGTGACTCCGACGAAAATCTCTACCGCGCACTCTGTCTCGGCGCGACGGGCTTTCTCGTCAAGACGCTGCCCGCCGACGGGCTGATCTCGGCCATCCGGATGGCCGCGCGCGGGGACGCCCTCATCGACCCGCACCTGACCCGCCGCCTCGTCACCCGGCTGACCAGCGGCATCGAGCCGTTCCCCAGTGCCCCGGAGGTCGAAACCCTCACCGCCCGTGAGCATCAGGTGCTGTTACTGATCGCCAAGGCCTACACGAATCCGGAGATCGCCGCGGTGCTCGGGGTCGGCGAGCAGACGGTCAAAACCCACGTGTCCAACGTGCTCGCGAAACTCGGTGTCCGGGATCGGGTGCACGCGGCGGTCTACGCGCACACCCGCCGGATCGTGCCGCTCCCGCACCAACCTTGGCTGGCCGACCCGATCCGGGCGTAG
- a CDS encoding sigma-70 family RNA polymerase sigma factor: MPDDQGELLRVLYDEHASALWRYTLGLVRDPGRAEDIVQETLLRAWQRPNVLDQATTSARAWLFTVARNLAVDEHRSARNRREYRTDSPPEQAAPDQADRALDKWLVADALGKLSSDHREVIVRAYYRGLSTHQIAEELDIPPGTVKSRMHYGMRALRLALQEMGVTNQ, translated from the coding sequence ATGCCGGACGACCAGGGCGAGTTGCTGCGGGTCCTTTACGACGAACACGCGTCTGCTCTGTGGCGGTACACACTCGGTTTGGTCCGCGACCCGGGCCGGGCCGAGGACATCGTGCAGGAGACCTTGCTGCGGGCGTGGCAACGCCCGAACGTGTTGGATCAGGCCACGACATCGGCGCGCGCGTGGCTGTTCACGGTGGCACGCAATCTCGCCGTGGATGAACACCGCAGCGCCCGCAACCGGCGCGAGTACCGCACCGACAGCCCGCCCGAGCAGGCCGCGCCGGACCAGGCCGACCGCGCCCTGGACAAATGGCTGGTCGCGGACGCGCTGGGCAAGCTGAGTTCCGACCATCGCGAGGTGATCGTGCGGGCCTACTATCGGGGTCTGTCCACCCACCAGATCGCCGAGGAACTCGACATTCCACCGGGCACGGTGAAATCCCGGATGCACTACGGCATGCGGGCGCTACGACTGGCATTACAGGAGATGGGGGTGACGAACCAATGA
- a CDS encoding GNAT family N-acetyltransferase, whose product MSTEVRLNTALERFEIHVDGAIAGYAEYQDTQSERAFVHTEIYPSYEGQGYGRDLLEAALNSTAADKLGALPMCPMVHHFIQTRPEYLVMVPHWARDSLNLPQ is encoded by the coding sequence ATGTCGACCGAGGTCCGTCTCAACACCGCATTGGAACGTTTCGAGATCCATGTCGACGGTGCGATCGCCGGATATGCCGAATACCAGGACACCCAGTCCGAACGCGCGTTCGTGCACACCGAGATCTACCCCAGCTACGAAGGCCAGGGCTACGGCCGTGACCTGCTCGAAGCGGCACTGAACAGCACCGCGGCGGACAAGCTCGGCGCACTGCCGATGTGTCCGATGGTGCACCACTTCATCCAGACCAGGCCGGAATATCTGGTGATGGTGCCGCACTGGGCGCGCGACAGCCTGAACCTGCCTCAGTAG
- a CDS encoding lysophospholipid acyltransferase family protein, translated as MEPPEVRLENSDTVYDFYLDHRQNRLKAWGAYAILARRYYPRVAYAEGAREGLRTAIKQRRPLLISINHLSENDPYTVAAAAWRSALRPVIGRVRVLAKDELFEEPEQRRKIDMMGGIPVFRGKDHGIRAVNAAGQRMMDICAQRMARGDGVAVFPEGTCNEVDPSQVQSVGSGIGHIAFRAMKLGAEPVLVSMGLSYGKRDDPAVQPTKEQAKSASFYFGVPITELPAKPGEIARLVRTDLQRALDGAVAAY; from the coding sequence ATGGAACCGCCCGAGGTGCGCCTCGAGAACAGCGACACCGTGTACGACTTCTATCTCGACCACCGCCAGAATCGGCTGAAAGCCTGGGGTGCGTACGCCATTCTCGCCCGCCGCTATTACCCGCGCGTGGCCTATGCCGAGGGTGCCCGCGAGGGCTTGCGCACGGCGATAAAACAACGGCGACCGCTGTTGATCTCGATCAACCATCTTTCCGAGAACGATCCGTACACCGTCGCGGCCGCGGCGTGGCGCAGTGCCCTGCGACCGGTGATCGGCCGGGTGCGGGTGCTGGCCAAGGACGAACTCTTCGAAGAGCCCGAGCAGCGGCGCAAGATCGACATGATGGGCGGGATCCCGGTGTTCCGCGGCAAGGACCACGGCATCCGCGCGGTGAACGCGGCCGGTCAGCGCATGATGGACATCTGCGCCCAGCGGATGGCCCGCGGTGACGGCGTCGCGGTGTTCCCCGAGGGCACCTGCAACGAGGTCGATCCCAGCCAGGTGCAGTCGGTCGGCAGCGGCATCGGGCATATCGCGTTCCGTGCGATGAAACTCGGGGCCGAGCCGGTGCTGGTGTCGATGGGGCTGAGCTACGGCAAGCGCGACGATCCGGCGGTGCAGCCGACGAAGGAGCAGGCCAAATCGGCGAGCTTCTATTTCGGCGTGCCGATCACCGAACTGCCGGCCAAGCCGGGCGAGATCGCGCGACTGGTCCGCACCGACCTGCAGCGGGCGCTCGACGGGGCGGTCGCCGCCTACTGA
- a CDS encoding medium chain dehydrogenase/reductase family protein, which produces MTTTALEIVLPDRVEPNGLQVTTRELPAPGPGQVLVQVEASGVSFAEQQMRRGKYYDQPAFPFVPGYDLVGTVAELGAGVDPTLLGRRVAALTKVGGWSSMVLLEAAELVRVPGALDPAEAETFVVNGITAWQMLHRTAAVRRGQTILVHGANGGVGSTLVQLARAAGITVIGTASARNAAAVQALGATWIDYRGDVAQQVRALAPNGVDAVFDHVGGPGIVDSFRLLAPGGTLVSYGTAATKNDEGNSRLPVLRLFARLLWWNALPNKRNAHFYNIWAGKRNAARFRNRITEDLGAVFELAAQGTLRAQVAARFPLTEAARALELAESGTVTGKVVLVPDVQR; this is translated from the coding sequence ATGACCACCACCGCCCTCGAAATCGTGCTGCCGGACCGTGTCGAACCGAACGGCCTGCAGGTCACGACGCGCGAACTGCCCGCCCCCGGACCGGGCCAGGTGCTCGTCCAGGTGGAAGCCTCCGGGGTTTCCTTCGCCGAGCAGCAGATGCGCCGCGGCAAGTACTACGACCAGCCCGCCTTCCCCTTCGTGCCCGGCTACGACCTGGTCGGCACGGTGGCCGAGCTCGGCGCCGGCGTCGATCCCACGCTGCTCGGCCGTCGCGTCGCCGCGCTGACCAAGGTCGGCGGCTGGAGCAGCATGGTCCTGCTCGAAGCCGCGGAACTCGTGCGGGTGCCCGGCGCGCTCGATCCGGCCGAAGCGGAAACCTTTGTGGTGAACGGGATCACGGCTTGGCAGATGCTGCACCGCACCGCCGCGGTGCGCCGGGGCCAGACCATCCTGGTGCACGGGGCCAACGGCGGCGTCGGCTCGACCCTGGTCCAGTTGGCTCGCGCCGCCGGAATCACCGTCATCGGCACCGCGTCGGCCCGTAACGCGGCGGCGGTGCAGGCGCTCGGCGCGACCTGGATCGACTACCGCGGCGATGTGGCACAACAGGTTCGGGCCCTGGCCCCGAACGGCGTGGACGCGGTCTTCGACCACGTCGGCGGGCCGGGCATCGTCGACTCGTTCCGGCTGCTCGCCCCCGGCGGCACCCTGGTCTCCTACGGGACCGCGGCGACCAAGAACGACGAGGGCAATTCCCGGCTGCCGGTGCTGCGCCTGTTCGCCCGGCTGCTCTGGTGGAACGCGTTGCCCAACAAGCGCAACGCGCACTTCTACAACATCTGGGCGGGCAAGCGTAACGCCGCGCGGTTCCGCAACCGGATCACCGAGGACCTCGGCGCGGTCTTCGAACTCGCCGCCCAGGGCACGCTGCGCGCGCAGGTCGCCGCGCGCTTCCCGCTGACCGAGGCGGCCCGCGCCCTGGAACTCGCCGAATCCGGCACCGTCACCGGTAAAGTCGTGCTCGTCCCCGACGTGCAGCGCTGA
- the secY gene encoding preprotein translocase subunit SecY: MLSALVPAFRTPDLRRKILCTLGLLVLYRLGAALPSPGVDFQAVRTCVAIASGGDAAGIYQLINLFSGGAMLHLSVFAIGITPYITAGIITQLLTVVIPRFEELRKEGATGQAKITQYTRYLAMALAVLQGSTLVALAARRQLLRGCPHDILADNGLFGMVVLVLVLTAGAALVMWFGELITERGLGNGMSLLIFAGIAAQLPSQGTAILDSKGAFVFAGVCVAVLLVIVAVVFVEQGQRRIPVQYAKRVVGRKMYGGSSTYLPLKVNQAGVIPVIFASSLLYLPNLLTQLTQGSAGPTATWQELIQRYLVNPDNPVYVASYFALIVFFTYFYVAITFNPQERADEMRKFGGFIPGYRPGKPTADYLAFVLSRTTLPGACYLGAVVVLPNVLLGVGAGGGVSSLAFGGTSVLIMVSVGLDTVKQLESQLMSRSYAGFLR, translated from the coding sequence GTGCTTTCCGCCCTCGTACCGGCCTTTCGGACTCCGGATCTGCGGCGGAAAATACTCTGCACGCTGGGGCTGCTCGTGCTGTACCGCCTCGGTGCGGCACTGCCCTCGCCGGGGGTCGACTTCCAGGCGGTGCGCACCTGCGTAGCGATCGCCTCCGGCGGCGACGCCGCGGGCATCTACCAGCTGATCAACCTCTTCTCCGGCGGGGCGATGCTGCACCTGTCGGTGTTCGCGATCGGCATCACGCCCTACATCACCGCGGGCATCATCACCCAGCTGCTGACCGTCGTGATCCCGCGCTTCGAGGAGCTGCGCAAAGAGGGCGCCACCGGTCAGGCGAAGATCACCCAGTACACCCGCTACCTGGCGATGGCGCTGGCGGTGCTGCAAGGGTCGACGCTGGTCGCGCTGGCCGCGCGGCGGCAGCTGCTGCGGGGGTGCCCGCACGACATCCTGGCCGACAACGGACTGTTCGGCATGGTCGTGCTCGTGCTGGTGCTGACCGCCGGGGCGGCGCTGGTCATGTGGTTCGGTGAGCTGATCACCGAACGCGGACTGGGCAACGGGATGTCGCTGCTGATCTTCGCCGGTATCGCGGCCCAGCTCCCGAGTCAGGGCACGGCGATCCTGGACAGCAAGGGCGCGTTCGTTTTCGCCGGCGTCTGCGTCGCGGTGCTGCTGGTGATCGTGGCCGTGGTCTTCGTCGAACAGGGCCAGCGCCGGATTCCGGTGCAGTACGCCAAGCGCGTGGTCGGCCGGAAGATGTACGGCGGCTCGTCGACGTATCTGCCGTTGAAGGTCAATCAGGCCGGCGTCATCCCGGTGATCTTCGCGTCGTCGCTGCTGTACCTGCCGAACTTGCTCACCCAGCTCACCCAGGGCAGCGCGGGACCGACCGCGACATGGCAAGAGCTGATCCAGCGGTACCTGGTCAACCCCGACAACCCGGTGTACGTCGCGAGCTACTTCGCGCTGATCGTGTTCTTCACCTACTTCTATGTCGCGATCACCTTCAACCCCCAGGAACGTGCCGACGAGATGCGCAAGTTCGGCGGGTTCATCCCGGGGTATCGCCCCGGCAAGCCGACTGCGGACTATCTGGCCTTCGTGCTCAGCCGGACCACGCTGCCCGGCGCCTGCTATCTCGGGGCGGTCGTGGTGCTGCCGAACGTACTGCTCGGCGTCGGTGCGGGCGGCGGGGTGTCGAGCCTGGCCTTCGGCGGCACCTCGGTGCTGATCATGGTGAGTGTGGGGCTCGACACCGTCAAACAGCTCGAGAGCCAGCTGATGAGCAGGAGCTACGCAGGATTCCTGCGCTGA
- a CDS encoding alpha/beta hydrolase: MMKVRLFSRAAAAMGAVCLLGLSIVPGSAVAAPGVGFGACPDGAVVAGHGVRCAVVEVPMNYADPDGPRIELTVSRIAASGERRGVLFANPGGPGADGLDFWGLRTEVVPAELAAHYDRVAVQPRGLRWATPLMCAGAVKAEEGAQVSLGGGNRDEIKQACEASRPGYLDTITTENTARDLDAVRAALGLARISYLGTSYGTYLGAVYASLFPDRVERMVLDSNVNPDWVWTEEFAQQQVAGKQRLDDLFAWIAEHNTEYHLGDTALQVYQHWVRLAVDQGGGWYANLTPPPASLADLPGALPEPLAEIARDGYSGSVEQAGKLQNLVRTLISGGVSAQGPLLGATSVASYTRTFWPAFARAMSEAAADPANVQRLRTIAGATSTDPTGRFVFAAITCNENAIPGRVDVIGSAIATIVSGGNAMDARADLVRSGMSCGTWKPVATPVRISGAGLATPPLVLQSRHDALTKYEGGPAMAHALNGSLVTVAGGDHGNFARGNPAVDDAVMTYLRTGQVTITEAAEAPIPGR; the protein is encoded by the coding sequence ATGATGAAGGTACGGCTGTTCTCGCGGGCGGCGGCTGCCATGGGCGCCGTGTGCCTGCTCGGTCTATCGATCGTGCCCGGCTCGGCCGTCGCCGCGCCCGGGGTCGGCTTCGGCGCCTGCCCGGACGGTGCGGTGGTCGCAGGGCACGGCGTGCGGTGCGCCGTTGTCGAGGTGCCGATGAACTACGCCGATCCGGACGGGCCGCGGATCGAACTGACCGTCAGCCGGATCGCGGCGAGCGGGGAACGCCGCGGCGTACTGTTCGCCAACCCCGGCGGGCCGGGCGCGGACGGACTGGACTTCTGGGGGCTGCGCACCGAGGTGGTGCCCGCCGAGCTGGCCGCCCATTACGACCGGGTCGCGGTGCAGCCGCGCGGTTTGCGCTGGGCCACACCGCTGATGTGCGCGGGTGCGGTGAAAGCCGAAGAGGGCGCCCAGGTATCGCTCGGCGGCGGCAATCGCGACGAGATCAAGCAGGCCTGCGAAGCGTCCCGGCCCGGTTACCTGGACACCATCACCACCGAGAACACCGCGCGTGATCTCGATGCCGTGCGGGCCGCGCTCGGGCTGGCGCGGATCAGTTATCTCGGCACCTCCTACGGCACCTACCTCGGAGCGGTGTACGCCTCGCTGTTCCCGGACCGGGTCGAGCGAATGGTGTTGGACTCCAACGTCAATCCCGACTGGGTGTGGACCGAGGAGTTCGCCCAGCAGCAGGTGGCCGGCAAGCAGCGACTCGACGACCTGTTCGCCTGGATCGCCGAGCACAACACCGAATACCACCTGGGCGACACCGCTTTACAGGTCTATCAGCACTGGGTGCGGCTCGCGGTCGACCAGGGCGGCGGTTGGTACGCCAACCTGACCCCGCCGCCCGCCAGCCTCGCCGACCTGCCCGGCGCGCTGCCCGAGCCGCTCGCCGAGATCGCGCGCGACGGCTACAGCGGCAGCGTCGAGCAGGCGGGCAAACTGCAGAATCTGGTGCGCACCTTGATCTCCGGCGGCGTCTCGGCCCAGGGGCCGCTGCTCGGCGCCACTTCCGTCGCCAGCTACACCCGCACGTTCTGGCCCGCGTTCGCGCGCGCCATGTCCGAGGCCGCCGCCGATCCGGCGAACGTGCAGCGCCTGCGCACCATCGCGGGCGCGACCTCCACCGACCCCACCGGCCGGTTCGTCTTCGCCGCGATCACCTGCAACGAGAACGCGATTCCCGGGCGGGTGGACGTCATCGGTTCGGCCATCGCCACGATAGTCTCCGGCGGCAATGCGATGGACGCGCGGGCCGATCTGGTGCGTTCCGGAATGAGTTGCGGCACTTGGAAACCCGTCGCCACCCCGGTGCGGATCAGTGGCGCCGGCCTGGCCACACCGCCGCTGGTGTTGCAGAGCCGGCACGACGCGCTCACCAAATACGAAGGGGGACCGGCGATGGCGCACGCGCTGAACGGTTCGCTCGTCACGGTGGCGGGCGGCGATCACGGCAACTTCGCCCGCGGGAACCCCGCCGTCGACGACGCCGTCATGACCTACCTGCGCACCGGTCAGGTCACCATCACCGAAGCGGCCGAGGCCCCGATACCGGGCCGTTGA
- a CDS encoding YqgE/AlgH family protein: MARADDPDDRKTRGGHGDRKRRDFRHGEQVVRAGTLLVSATELAEPTFRRTVVYIIEHNEAGSLGVVLNRPSDTAVHDVLPRWTELTAAPRTLFIGGPVKRDAALCLGTVRVGASIDGVPGLRRIDGRVVLVDLDADPEEIGRLVEGIRIFAGYAGWTFGQLEGELENDDWIVLSALPSDPISTGRADLWAHVLRRQPLPLSLLATHPIELERN, translated from the coding sequence GTGGCACGCGCAGACGACCCGGATGATCGGAAAACTCGCGGCGGGCACGGCGACCGCAAGCGGCGCGATTTCCGGCACGGCGAGCAGGTGGTGCGCGCCGGCACCCTGCTGGTGTCGGCGACAGAACTGGCTGAACCGACCTTCCGGCGCACCGTGGTCTACATCATCGAGCACAACGAGGCAGGCAGCCTCGGCGTGGTGCTGAACCGGCCGAGCGATACCGCCGTGCACGACGTGTTGCCCCGCTGGACCGAGCTGACCGCGGCGCCGCGCACCCTGTTCATCGGCGGTCCGGTCAAACGCGACGCGGCGCTGTGCCTGGGCACCGTCCGGGTCGGCGCGAGCATCGACGGCGTGCCCGGCCTGCGCCGGATCGACGGACGGGTGGTGCTCGTGGATCTGGACGCCGACCCGGAAGAAATCGGCCGGCTGGTCGAAGGCATCCGCATTTTCGCAGGTTATGCGGGCTGGACTTTCGGGCAGCTGGAAGGCGAATTGGAAAACGACGACTGGATCGTGTTGTCCGCGTTGCCCTCCGATCCGATCAGCACCGGCCGCGCGGACCTGTGGGCGCACGTGCTGCGCCGCCAGCCTCTCCCCCTTTCCCTGCTCGCCACCCACCCGATCGAACTCGAACGCAATTGA
- a CDS encoding anti-sigma factor family protein — MTDLADDYTTWDAPYVLGSLTRTERQEYEAHLAGCAACQAAVAELAGLPGMLAMVDQDTALALIEPPETLAAEPDTFETSPPVPQLLPRLAEAAERRRRRSRWVSIGAAVAAAAAAVAIAVPVVSTVTAHDSPAAAAVFAQRQMDPLVPTPVQASFKLLASEGKTTVEMSCSYAAGGPDYSWNFEMWMTLKDGSTAELAGWTAGPGDALTLTRTTEVAPERIQSVEIRSLKTDQTILRGVV; from the coding sequence ATGACGGACCTTGCCGACGACTACACCACGTGGGACGCCCCGTACGTGCTCGGCTCCCTGACTCGCACCGAACGTCAGGAATACGAGGCGCATCTCGCGGGCTGCGCGGCCTGCCAGGCCGCCGTGGCGGAACTGGCCGGCCTGCCGGGCATGCTCGCCATGGTCGACCAGGACACCGCGCTCGCGCTGATCGAACCGCCCGAAACCCTTGCGGCAGAGCCGGATACGTTCGAGACGAGTCCGCCGGTACCGCAGTTGCTGCCGCGGCTCGCCGAGGCGGCCGAGCGGCGCAGGCGGCGCAGCCGGTGGGTCTCGATCGGAGCCGCGGTGGCGGCCGCGGCCGCGGCGGTGGCCATCGCCGTACCCGTGGTCAGCACCGTCACCGCACACGATTCGCCCGCTGCCGCAGCGGTTTTCGCACAGCGGCAGATGGATCCGCTGGTGCCGACGCCGGTGCAGGCGAGCTTCAAGCTGCTCGCGAGCGAAGGGAAGACGACCGTCGAGATGTCGTGCAGCTATGCCGCGGGCGGTCCGGACTACAGCTGGAACTTCGAGATGTGGATGACGCTGAAGGACGGCAGCACCGCCGAACTGGCCGGCTGGACGGCCGGACCGGGCGACGCCCTGACCTTGACCAGGACCACGGAGGTGGCCCCGGAGCGCATCCAGAGCGTGGAGATCCGGTCGCTGAAGACGGATCAGACCATCCTGCGCGGCGTGGTCTGA
- a CDS encoding nitroreductase family protein encodes MMTWTPLHGHPYEPIPYHPNRIPVEQALAASAVLRARMDERRTVRMFSPDPVPEQLVLDAIAVANTAPSGAHQQPWTFVLVEDPEVRARIREAAEAEERISYGGRLGEEWLSALRPLGTDEHKPHLTDAPYLLVVFQQRYGLRADGTTYKHYYGDESVGIAVGMLLTALHLAGLAALTHTPSPMKFLGEVLARPRNEKAFAVIPIGYPADDSVVPNLTRKSLDQVLVRI; translated from the coding sequence ATGATGACGTGGACTCCGCTGCATGGGCACCCGTACGAACCAATTCCCTACCACCCGAACCGGATTCCGGTCGAGCAGGCGCTCGCCGCATCCGCCGTGCTGCGCGCCAGGATGGACGAGCGCCGCACGGTGCGGATGTTCTCCCCCGATCCGGTTCCCGAGCAACTCGTGCTCGACGCCATCGCGGTGGCGAACACCGCGCCCTCGGGCGCGCATCAACAACCGTGGACCTTTGTCCTGGTGGAAGATCCCGAGGTGCGCGCCCGCATCCGGGAGGCCGCCGAAGCCGAGGAGCGCATCTCCTACGGCGGCCGCCTCGGCGAGGAATGGCTCTCCGCCCTGCGTCCGCTCGGCACCGACGAGCACAAGCCGCATTTGACCGATGCCCCTTACCTTTTGGTGGTTTTCCAGCAGCGCTACGGCCTGCGCGCGGACGGCACCACCTACAAGCACTACTACGGCGACGAATCGGTCGGCATCGCCGTGGGCATGCTGCTCACCGCCCTGCATCTGGCCGGTCTGGCCGCCCTCACGCACACGCCGAGCCCGATGAAATTCCTCGGCGAGGTCCTGGCCCGGCCCCGCAACGAGAAGGCTTTCGCCGTCATCCCCATCGGCTACCCTGCCGACGATTCGGTCGTCCCCAATCTGACCCGCAAGTCGCTGGACCAGGTGCTGGTCCGCATCTGA
- a CDS encoding TetR/AcrR family transcriptional regulator, which yields MSKRGATLSTSEVRRDAVVDAAITEFAKTGYHGTPINNVAARAEISPAYVFKLFPGKVALFVAALDRCYELVEQAMSAGAAHAAGASPEQILHEMGGAYAELIADKRLLMLQVHARSANDIPEVADAMRRGTQRITTFAKQRSGAGDDQVQHFIAYGELCHMITTLGLDAGDGPWAALLTAGIRHPNTH from the coding sequence ATGAGCAAGCGAGGTGCCACTCTCTCCACATCGGAGGTCCGCCGCGACGCCGTCGTGGACGCGGCCATCACCGAGTTCGCCAAGACCGGCTACCACGGCACGCCGATCAACAACGTGGCGGCACGGGCGGAGATCTCGCCCGCATACGTCTTCAAGCTGTTCCCCGGCAAGGTCGCGCTGTTCGTGGCCGCGCTCGACCGTTGCTACGAACTGGTCGAGCAGGCCATGTCGGCGGGCGCGGCCCACGCCGCCGGGGCGAGCCCGGAACAGATCCTGCACGAAATGGGCGGGGCCTACGCCGAACTCATCGCGGACAAACGGCTGCTGATGCTGCAGGTGCACGCCCGCTCGGCGAACGACATCCCGGAGGTCGCCGACGCGATGCGCCGCGGCACCCAGCGGATCACCACGTTCGCCAAGCAGCGCTCGGGCGCCGGGGACGACCAGGTCCAGCACTTCATCGCGTACGGCGAGCTCTGCCACATGATCACCACCCTCGGCCTCGACGCCGGCGACGGCCCCTGGGCCGCCCTCCTGACCGCGGGCATTCGGCACCCGAACACCCACTAG
- a CDS encoding ABC transporter permease, giving the protein MTTMSFALADSATMLRRNLTHAKRYPSMSIGVIMMPTLFLLIFKFVFGGALEKSSGGNYVDYLAPGMLLMVPAYITASVAVSIANDAAKGIVNRFRTMGITQSSMLTGHVLGALLQALLGIAVMCVVALLIGWRPDANPVEWVAALGLLTFMIFGLNWLAVALGLLSPNAEGASNIVFPIIMLPFLGSGLVSPDTMPAGLRQFAEYQPFTPITETVRGLLMGSEIGNNGIISIGWCLVLTVGGFFWANAIFRRKTA; this is encoded by the coding sequence CCTTCGCCCTGGCCGACTCGGCAACGATGTTGCGGCGCAACCTGACTCATGCGAAGCGCTATCCGAGCATGAGCATCGGCGTCATCATGATGCCGACGCTGTTCCTGCTGATCTTCAAGTTCGTCTTCGGCGGGGCGCTCGAAAAGTCCTCCGGCGGTAACTATGTCGACTATCTCGCACCCGGCATGCTGCTGATGGTGCCCGCCTACATCACGGCGTCGGTGGCGGTGTCCATCGCGAACGACGCGGCCAAGGGGATCGTCAACCGCTTCCGGACCATGGGCATCACCCAGTCGTCGATGCTGACCGGTCACGTGCTGGGCGCGCTGCTGCAGGCCCTGCTCGGTATCGCGGTCATGTGCGTGGTCGCGCTGCTGATCGGCTGGCGACCCGATGCCAACCCGGTGGAATGGGTCGCGGCGCTCGGCCTGCTCACGTTCATGATCTTCGGGCTGAACTGGCTCGCCGTGGCACTCGGGCTGCTCTCGCCGAATGCCGAGGGCGCGAGCAACATCGTGTTCCCGATCATCATGCTGCCGTTCCTCGGCAGCGGCCTGGTCTCGCCCGACACCATGCCCGCCGGTCTGCGCCAGTTCGCCGAGTACCAGCCGTTCACGCCGATCACCGAGACCGTCCGCGGTCTGCTGATGGGCAGCGAGATCGGCAACAACGGGATCATCTCGATCGGGTGGTGCCTGGTGCTCACCGTCGGCGGATTCTTCTGGGCCAACGCGATTTTCCGGCGCAAGACCGCCTGA